gatcgtcgccggggactccgggccgtggatcgtcgccggaggctccgggccgtggatcgtcactggaggcttcgtgcacggagcaggcacaggatatactggaccgtggaggcgcactggaagtCTCGAGCGTAGAGCCAGATCTGGTtccctccagacctgactgccctcgaccagcacaaaaacatcctgtggcggactgcaatagcattgaatagtcccagcgatatgcaactgttcagggaagtcaggaaccaatacacgcagtcagtcaggaaagcaaaggccagctttttcaatcagaaatttgcatcctgtagctctaactccaaaaagttatgAGACACtgaaaagtccatggagaacaagagcacctcctcccagcatttctcaacggctggccatgccttcctcctggctactccaacctcggccaacagctccaccccccccctccccccgcagctactcgcccaagcctccccagcttctcctttacccaaatccagatagcagatgttctgaaagagctgcaaaacctggatccGTACAAATCtggtcttgacaatctggaccctctatttctgaaactatccgccgccattgacgcaacccctattaccatcctgttcaacctctctttcatatcatctgagatccccaaggattggaaagctgccgcagtcatcccccttttcaaagggggagacaccctggacccaaactgttacagacctatatccatcctgccctgcctatctaaggtcttcgaaagcctagtcaacaaacagatcactgaccatctcgaatcccaccgtaccttctccgctgagcaatctggtttctgagccggtcacgggtgcacctcagccacgctcaaggtactaaacgatatcataacccgccatcgataaaagacagtatgtgcagccgtcttcatcgacctggccaaggctttcgactctgtcaatcaccatattcttatcggcagactcagtagcctcggtttttctaatgactacttgcctggttcaccaacaactttgcagacagtgttcagtgtgtcaaatcggagggcatgctgtccggtcctctggcagtctctatgggggtgccacagggttcaattctctggtcgactcttttctctgtatagatcaatgatgttgctcttgctgtgggcgattccctgatccacctctacgcagacgacaccattctgtatacttctggcccttccactgtgctatctaacctccaaacgagcttcaatgccatacaacactccttccttggcctccaactgctcttaaacgctagtaaaaccaaatgcatgcttttcaaccgttcgctgcctgcacccgcacgcccgactagcatcaccaccctggatggttctgacctagaatatgtggacatctataagtacctaggtgtctggctagactgtaaactctccttccagactcatatcaaacatctccaatctaaaatcaaatctagagagtcggctttctattccgcaacaaagcctccttcactcacgccgccaaacttaccctagtaaaactgactatcctaccgatcctcgacttcggcgatgtcatctacaaaatatcttccaatactctactcagcaaactggatgcagtttatcacagtgccatccattttgttactaaagcaccttataccacccaccactgcaacctgtatgctctagtcgccagacccactggctccaggtcatctacaagtccatgcaaggtaaagctccgccttagctcagttcactggtcacgatggcaacacccacccgtagcacacgctccagcaggtgtctcactgatcatccctaaagccaacacctcatttggccgcctttccttccagttctctgctgcctgtgactggaacgaattgcaaaaacataaaataaattaaataaaataaatcgctgaagttggagacttatctccctcaccaactttaaacacctGCTATCTGAGcaactaaccgatcgctgcagctgtacatagtccatcggtaaatagcccaacttttctgctcttttgcacaccagtatctctacctgcacatgaccatctgatcatttatcactcgtgttaatctgctaaattataattatttgcctacctcatgccttttgcacacaatggaTATAGACTTTTTCTTACTGTGCTgacttgtttactccatgtgtaactctgttcacactgctatgctttcttggccaggtcgccattgtaaatgagaacttgttctcaacttgcctacctggttaaataaaggtgaaataaaatacaagtTAAGACTGGTTAATACATATATGAAGTAACTTTTTTTATAGAGGGTAGAGTTGAGATTAAAGATGTTTCTATAGATATGGACTTGAATGCCAGGGGGATATGAAACCTGAAGAGAAAAGCTTTTTTTGTAAGGACTGCAACGCAGATCTTGTTTTTGTTCAAGGAACACATTCATGCAAGGACTATAATTACAAGAAAAATATCAGTGGGGTGATGTAATTTTTTTGGCCCAATTTTAGCACTCTTTCAAAGGGAAATTTGTTTACTCAAATGGATATTAGCGGTCATCGACCACATGGACAGATTGTGTTGTAATGTATATGGATTTGTGGAGGACTAGAAACAGTATCCATATacatttaactttcatacattcacaagtgcaaaacaccaaattaaagcttaacttcttgttaatctacccactGTGtcggatttcaaaaaggctttacagcgaaagcacaccatgatTGTTAGGccagagcctagtcacaaaaaaaaaatccagccAAAGGCACAAAGCAGAAAGAGACAATTAAATCAACCTTTGATgttcagatggcactcatagggcttcatgttacacaataaatgttcgataaagtttatatccaaaaatctgttgGCGCGTTAATGTTGCTTCAAAAACATCTGGcgaatttgcagagagccacatttgCAGAAATTCTTATCATAAATATATTTTCAAAGTTTAATTCTGTGTTatgcacagaattaaagatacacttctccttaaggAAAAGGACCAGTTAGAAATGCTAGTGCCGATTCCTGGTTCCAGTCCGCCAGTGGAGGTTGAGGGAAGAACAGCACGAATGGCAAACACTTGGAAACCAtgggtttgataccattccactgcaGTTACCACAAGCCCGGTCTCCCCAATTAAggggccaccaacctcctgtgcagtCCACCTATTCCTCAGACCCTTCATAGCAAGCCCAATGTCTCAGAATGCCCTGCAGCTTACATGCTCAATCAGGAACCTCGGGACAGTCACATTAATCCAGGATGTGATGTCTGGCTACGCAAACACCAATACAGACCAAAGACTAAGCTAGGAAATGTCAGTTGGCAGCAACAGGCCCTCACTTCAACAAATGAAGGCAATATTTCAGATTACTCTAGCATGTAGTGCATAATGGTGAAGACAGAAAGTCAGTCAAAGTAGcattaaatcatttatttttcaaagaGATTAACAGGCATCTCTTGAGATATCGTCTCAGTGTTGTGGTAGTCCCTTCACTGGTTGAGTTCACCAGGAGCAGATGTGGTGCTTATGTCACTTTGTTGTAGGGTCATCCTCCTTGTGTGCTGGGACATCAGGACCGGCACCAACCTCAGTGAGTTGGAGTGTGCTGCTGCTTGGAGCAAGTCTATTATGGGCCACCACGACAACAGCGCCTTCCAATTCTAGAATTTGGATATTGGACTGGGAACATATCCCTTCTTTATGAAACCACATCAAAAGCAGATATTTAAAAGTGATACTGGCAATTGCCATGTGCAGGTTGACATTTGAGACGCtattgtcctggaggcagaactgagcgatttccactagatgtgccAGATggaaagtcaaaattggctacatTGTAACAATGTATGCTTTTAATTTAATGTTAGACATTAGGGTTGGCAGTGAGGTTAATGTTTAAAAATGATATTTTATTAccttgtggctgtgccagctagtgaatATTCTGTGGAGCCATCCCAATAAGTGCTAACCTGCTTGCCATGTGCAGATTATTTCCCTCTATAATAGCAGTACCATCATCCCATACATACCCTTTCAATAGGTTCCAATCTCATACTGATCCTCCTCTTCACCCAGACACTCTTTCTCTGTGATAACCTCAAGGTCTCCAATGGGCTCAGGTGTAGGAATCAACTCAGGGTCTGGAGTGGCCTCCAGCTCTGAGAACACACTATTTAGCACAGAGCCTACATGCAATTATCATACATTCAAAACAGTAACGTACTGTCATTACCTCGTTGGGGGATTTGTTCTTTCTGCCTGATGAAGCCATCATATGTTGCAGAGCTAACGAGACCATGCTTGTTGTTGGGTCCGACCCTTGGGCCCAAGGGACTAGCCTCATTATGGGATTGGGCGAAATAAGGTCCTGGAATTAAATGTAACAGATTAACACAGCCAGTGTTGGCAGAATTACTAGCCTATAGGGATAGGAAAAGACAGGTGTCTGAAATGACACCCGATgacctatagagtgcactactttcgaccagtgCATCATGGTCTGGGCAATAGTCTAGACATCCTGGTTGCCTCccacagatttaaaaaaaaaaaataaaaaaaaaaaaaaaaaaaaaaaaaaaaaaactggcttTACACTTCTGTACGTACCAGAATGAGAGTTTGGCATAGAGGAACTAAGTCTGCCTATGTCACTAACTTATCCGCTTGAATACATACAAAATATCTAGCAAGGTGGAGATCAGTTATTTTTAATGAGTGCATTATTCAAGTGGCTAGTCTGCCTCAACTACCTTCACTAAAACCACTGCAAATGTATTCCCTGAAAAATGTGGTTTCAAATCATGACGTTCTGCCTCGTGATTTGTTGGGAGAAGTTGCCAAACGAGTCAGTCATTGAAACCAGACCCTGGTTACTGCTGTTGCCTAGGGTTGGGTTCTCAAGACTACCTGTTCAAAGGTAGTGCACCTACATAAGGAATAAGATTATGCCATGTCAGAGTCAAATTACCGCTCTTGAAGTCCATGCCACGCCAACGACTGCCAGGTGATACGGGCTTCCTGTCCCCTGTTGAGGCAGGGAAGCCAGGTATATCGATACCTCCACTCGTCCGTGGAGATAGAGGTGTACTCTTCTGTTTACTTGGGAGGACCATCATGGGGCCCAAAGTAGTATCCTGGTCCCATACTAAAATACACATTAATTAAACACATACATTTGCAGTCAAGACACTCAATTAGTTCTCGAATATGGTTGAGATGGAAATTGGGGGAAGGTCCCGCCCCTGAAATGTGTTTTGAGAAGGTGGTGATGGAATAGATGGATTAAGATGTCAAATACACCTTTCTTGGCCTTCATCCCAATACTCCAATTGTCACCAGAGGCTGAGGGTTTGTTGCGGTAGACACGAGGTTCAAGTTGGCTACCACCTAGTCTTGGAGCTTGAACAAAGCCCTTCTGTCTACTCAGGCTTGGACAACGCCCACATAGCAAATCATTTTCATCAGCAGACCTCCATCTGAAATGTATGAAAGATTTACTCATGGACCAAGAGCACATCACTTTTAAAAAGCTATGGTTATTGCAGTGAATAGCTCACAGCCCAGTAACAGTAGCTAAGGAAATGTGACTTATCCCACCTGCCATCAATGAAGGAGCATGCCTTGTTGCTAGGCTCTGCATGGTCCATGACAGAGACTGCCATAAGGTGGCAGGTGATGTACAGCTGTGAAAAACAGGATAAGCAAAACAAAGATGTAGAATCACAGTAGCTTACATAATGTCTATAAATTAGGTTACTGTAGAATAATgcaactacagtacccataatggcCTCTACAACATTGTTTTTATTAAATACTGCCCTCACCTCTGCCCTGTCACCCTGGTGGAACCTAAAGGCATCAATGTGGAACCCGAGCTTGTTGTCCTGGGTTCTATGCATGAAACCAGAGCGGGAACCAGGCAGCTGGGAATCCATCAAGCACCTGGAGAGAGATAATATTAAAATACATTGGGGCATCTTCCTTAGTAACCAATTGAGAAGTCTCAAAGAAatcagttgactactttaaaaatggtggaagccctcaaatGGCATATTCCATCGTTCTCTACGGGCCAGCCGGATAATAGTCGTTCTAAGCCATCCCCCCCTGCTTACCCATTACTCTCAATGAAGACATATCTGGGGACAGAGTTGCTATCAGGGTCCAGTGTGGCCACACAGCTGCTAACAAAGACCCTGAGCCTGGTGTGGTGAGCAACCCTGACAGACGCCTCAATGTTGATGAGATCACCCAGGAAGTAGACTCCAGAACCCCGCTCATAGAGCCAGTCACCTGGAAAGGAAATGGCAGTAAAGAAAGATCGTACTGCAACCGATTAGTTTTAAAGTTACGAACGCGAGTCGCTATTAAAACTACCCCGGCCAGAACATAGTCAATAGGCGCTCAACTAGTGAGCATCTAATAATGGATTAAAATGAGGGCCATGTTTAGGAGGCAAACTGTACAACGTTGCAGATAGAAGTGTCCCCAATAACAGTTGTCTGATGTGATTCCGTATTTTGCATGTCAGAGGGGCATTTGTGCTACATAGTACATTTATaatctgcctgcggctatggaaccctgacctgttcaccggacgtgctacctgttccAGTCCTGCCGTTTTcaactagagacagcaggagcggtagagatactctcaatgatcggctatgaaaagccaactgacatttactcttgaggtgctgacctgttgcaccctcgacaactactgtgattattatttgaccatgcatgaacatttgaacatcgttgccatgttctgttatagtcGCCACctggcacagctagaagaggactggccacccctcagagcctttctagggagtttcctagccaccgtgcttctacacctacattgcttgcggttttaggctgggtttctgtacagcactttgacatatcagctgatgtaagaagggctataagAAGACATTTGATATCTTAACATGCAATTCACAGGTTTTTACCAAGCTTCTGGGAGAGCACCATTGTATCCTTTTGATTTATCTGAATGGTCAACAAAATTGGACCCTGCGAAACACAGCCCAGGATTTATATACCCACTTGTCATAAGCGTCAATGAGAACTGCAGAGTGTCTTCAGCAGACACTGTGGCGGTGAAAGGGATCCAGGTCGGCTGGAGAGAAGAGCTGTCCAAACTGTACTTCCTGAAACAGAAAGTACAGACCGGTAAATACACCAATAGGTCAACGCAGGATTCCTATGACCGTCATACAACAGTATAGCCAAAACtcacctttcataatgacactcAATTGGGATTACAGCACCAGCCATTCGAATAACGCCATCTGGTGTAGTTCTGGGTGTATATCTGAGGAGGTTTGCGTAGATCAATGAGTCTTCGTTCAGCTGTGGAGTCAATAAGCAGCATTTAAAAGAAGGTTGTTTCAAGAAGTCAACtactgaaaaaaaaaatatatatatatatatatattaccatgTACTTGGTTCCACAGTCCGAAAGTGCTGCAAATATTCTGTACTCATCTCCGGCTGCTGAAGCTGTAGCCCTACACGGCTCTTGGTCTTGGTACTGTTCAACTCCAAGTCGCAGGTCATCCACGTCGACTAGATTACCGAGTTTAAACAGATCAGCCTTCACTACTATCTCCATGTAGTCTGAATGGCACGTCACAGCGACAGTTTCTACTCGAACTGGCCTTGAAACTGTTTGttggagtggaggctgtttaaaGCGTGGACGATTGTCAAATTGCAGTGTTCGCCTTGGAAGTTGTTGCCATGTGTCAGTGCTATAAGTATATGACAAAGCAGGAGATATTAAGAAGTTTTTCACAAGTAAAAACCAAACCAGTTGCTTGAACAATAACCTGAGCATGTTTGCCATCATGAGTCCCATGCCAACAACTAATGTGACTCTGTAGGTTAGAGGACAGCGTGCCTCTGCTATGCTACAATTGATAAAACTGAGGTAGCTTTTATCAAACAACCAGGCTGCACACCTGGGCTGGATTACGCACTAATTTGGCCTTGCATCTGATTAGTCAAGATCTTTAATTGGCAcacatgttcaaatcaaatcacattttatttctcacatacacatggtcagcagatgttaatgcgagtgtagcgaaatgtttgtgcttctggttcccgacagtgcagtaatatctaacaagtaatctaacagttccccaacaactacagctaatacacacatctaaaatgGGTGAATGAGAAAATGTACATATGCGGTTCCACAGTGAACAATGGCCAAGctgcataggcaaggtgcaatagatggtataaaatacagtacataaaTATGATATGAGTAttataagatatgtaaacattattaagtggcatcgtttaaagtgactagtgatccatttgttaacgtggccagtgattgggtctccatgtaggcagcagcctctctgagttagtgactgctgtttagcagtctgatggccttgagatagaagctgttcttcagtctctcggGTCCCAGCTtcgatgtacctgtactgacctcaccttctggatggtagcggtgtgaacaggcagtggctcgggtggctgttgtCTTTGATAATCTTTTTTTGCctacctgtgacatcgggtgctatagATGTCATggtgggcaggtagtttgcccccagtgatgcgttgtgcagaccgcaccaccctctgatagagccttgcggttgagggcaagcagttaccgtaccaggctgtgatacatcCTGACAGGAGGCTCTCGATTGTGGATCTGTAAAAGttagtcagggttttgggtgacaagccacatttcttcagcctcctgaggttgaagaggcgctgttgcaccttcttcaccacactgtctgtgtgggtggaccatttcagtttgtcgttgatgtgtatgccaaggaactttccactttctccactggTGTCCCTTCAAtgtaggtggggggggggggcttcttcagctgtttcctgatgtccacgatcatcttttttgacattgagtgagaagttgttttcctgacaccacactccacacactgttctagctgtgtctgaatcctggcttaggaagaccaccaaaaattctgaaattttcatcccaaactacaacattttcagacaagatagaactgccaaagggggcggtgttgcaatctactgcaaagatagcctgcagagttctgtcctactatccaggtctgtacccaaacaattttaacttctacttttaaaaatccacctccctaaaaacaagtctctcaccattgccgcctgctatagaccaccctctgcccccagctgtgctctggacaccatatgtgaactgattgccccccatctatcttcagagctcgtgctgctaggcgacctaaactggaacatgcttaacaccccagccatcctacaatctaagcttgatgccctcaatctcacacaaattatcaatgaacctacaaggtacctccccaaagccttaaacacgggcaccctcatagatatcatcctaaccaacttgccctctaaatacacctttgctgtcttcaaccaagatctcagcgatcactgcctcattgactgcatccgtaatgggtcagcggtcaaacgacctccactcatcactgtcaaactctccctgaaacacttcagcgagcaggcctttctaatcgacctggccggggtatcctggaaggatattgatctcatcccgtcagtagaggatgcctgggtatttttttaaatgccttcctaaccatcttaaataagcatgccccattcaagaaatttagaaccaggaacagatatagcccttggttctccccagacctgactgcccttaaccaacacaaaatggcgttctgcattagcatcgaacagcccctgtgatatgcagctgttcagggaagctagaaaccattatacacaggcagttataaaagccaaggctagctttttcaagcagaaatttgcttcctgcaacactaactcaaaaagttctgggacactgtaaagtctatggagaataagaacacctcctcccagctgcccactgcactgaagataggaaacactgtcaccactgataaatccaccataattgagaatttcaataagcatttttctatggctggccatgctttccacctggctactcctaccccggtcaacagcactgcaccccccacagcaactcgcccaagccttccccatttctccttctcacaaatccagtcagctgatgttctgaaagagctgcaaaatctggacccctacaaatcagccgggctagacaatctggacccttctaaaattatctgccgaaattgttgccacccctattactagcctgttcaacctctctttcgtgtcgtctgagattcccaaagattggaaagcagctgcggtcatccccctcttcaaagggggggacactcttgactcaaactgctacagacctatatctatcctaccctgcctttctaaggtcttcgaaagccaagtcaacaaacagataaccaaccatttcgaatctcaccataccttctctgctatgcaatctggtttcagagctggtcatgggtgcacctcagccacgttcaaggtcttaaacgatatcttaaccgccatcgataagaaacattactgtgcagccatattcattgatctggccaaggctttcgactctgtcaatcaccacatcctcatcggcagactcgacagccttggtttctcaaatgattgcctcgcctggttcaccaactacttctctgatatgGTTCAGTGTtccaaatcggagggtctgctgtccagacctctggcagtctctatgggggtgccacagggttcaattcttggaccgactctcttctctgtatacatcaatgatgtcgctcttgctgctggtgagtctctgatccacctctacgcagacgaccccattctgtatacttctggcccttctttggacactgtgttaacaaccctccaggcaagcttcaatgccatacaactctccttccgtggcctccaattgctcttaaatacaagtaaaactaaatgcatgctcttcaaccgatcgctgcctgcacctgcccgcctgtccaacatcactactctggacggctctgacttagaatacgtggacaactacaaatacctaggtgtctggttagactgtaaactctccttccagacccacatcaaacatctccaatccaaagttaaatctagaattggcttcctattttgcaacaaagcatccttcaatcatgctgccaaacatacccttgtaaaactgaccgtcttaccaatccttgacttcggcgatgtcatttacaaaatagcctccaataccctactcaacaaattggatgcagtctatcacagtgcaatccgttttgtcaccaaagccccatatactacccaccattgcgacctgtacgctctcgttggctggccctcgcttcatactcgtcgccaaacccactggctccatgtcatctacaagaccctgctaggtaaagtccccccttatctcagctcgctggtcaccatagcatcacccacctgtagcacgagctccagaaggtatatctctctggtcacccccaaaaccaattctttctttggccgcctctccttccagttctctgatgccaatgactggaacgaactacaaaaatctctgaaactggaaacacttatctccctcactagctttaagcaccaactgtcagagcagctcacagattactgcacctgtacatagcccacctataatttagcccaaacaactacctctttccctactatatttattttatttatttatttatttatttattttgctcctttgcaccccattatttgtatttctactttgcacattcttccactgcaaatctaccattccagtgttttacttgctatattgtatttacttagccaccatggcattttttttgcctttaccacCCTTATCTCACcttatttgctcacattgtacagtggggcaaaaagtatttagtcagccaccaattgtgcaagttctccatcttaaaaagacgagagaggcctgtcattatcatcataggtacacttcaactatgacagacaaaatgagaaaaaaaatccagaaaatcacattgtaggatttttaattaatacattttcaaattatggtggaaaataagtatttggtcaataacaaaagtttatctcaatactttgttatataccctttgttggcaatgacagaggtcaaacgttttctgtaattcttcacaaggttttcacacactgttgctggtattttggcccattcctccatgcagatctcctctagagcagtgatgttttggggctgttgctgggcaacacggactttcaactccctccaaagattttctatggttgagatctggagactggctaggctactccaggaccttgaaatgcttcttacgaagccactccttcgttgcccgggcggtgtgtttgggatcaatgtcatgctgaaagacccagccacgtttcatcttcaatgcccttgctgatggaaggaggttttcactcaaaatcgcacgatacatggccccattcattctttcctttacacagatcagtcgtcctggtccctttgcagaaaaacagccccaaagcatgatgtttccaccccccatgcttcacagtaggtatggtgttctttggatgcaactcagcattctttgtcctccaaacacgacgagttgagtttttactaaaaacgtatattttggtttcatcagaccatatgacattctGTCTGGTCAGGGTGTATGATGGTCAGGGTGTATGATGTCGGAAATACATTTTTGGCAGGGTAAACCtattacctattgcagattcagtcttcccagcctggtgcaggtctacaattttgtttctggtgacagctctttgacagctctttggtcttggccatagtggagtttggagtgtgactgtttgaggttgaggacaggtgtcttttatactgataacaagttcaaacaggtgccattaatacagataacgagtggaggacagaggagcctcttaaagaagaagttacaggtctgtaagAGACAGAAATCTAggttgtttgtaggtgaccaaatacttattttccaccataatttgcaaataaattcattaaaaatcctacaatgtgattttctggattttttgtctcatttagtctgtcatagttgaagtgtaccta
This DNA window, taken from Oncorhynchus tshawytscha isolate Ot180627B linkage group LG10, Otsh_v2.0, whole genome shotgun sequence, encodes the following:
- the LOC112261099 gene encoding zona pellucida sperm-binding protein 3-like, producing the protein MGLMMANMLRLLFKQLVWFLLVKNFLISPALSYTYSTDTWQQLPRRTLQFDNRPRFKQPPLQQTVSRPVRVETVAVTCHSDYMEIVVKADLFKLGNLVDVDDLRLGVEQYQDQEPCRATASAAGDEYRIFAALSDCGTKYMLNEDSLIYANLLRYTPRTTPDGVIRMAGAVIPIECHYERKYSLDSSSLQPTWIPFTATVSAEDTLQFSLTLMTSDWLYERGSGVYFLGDLINIEASVRVAHHTRLRVFVSSCVATLDPDSNSVPRYVFIESNGCLMDSQLPGSRSGFMHRTQDNKLGFHIDAFRFHQGDRAELYITCHLMAVSVMDHAEPSNKACSFIDGRWRSADENDLLCGRCPSLSRQKGFVQAPRLGGSQLEPRVYRNKPSASGDNWSIGMKAKKVWDQDTTLGPMMVLPSKQKSTPLSPRTSGGIDIPGFPASTGDRKPVSPGSRWRGMDFKSGPYFAQSHNEASPLGPRVGPNNKHGLVSSATYDGFIRQKEQIPQRELEATPDPELIPTPEPIGDLEVITEKECLGEEEDQYEIGTY